The following are encoded together in the Hyalangium ruber genome:
- a CDS encoding cytochrome c oxidase subunit I: protein MTPSNSTTAEGALPAQDPHHGDHHAHPSYLVDGTTIKSWLLTVDHKRIGLMYLGAVLFFFLIGGIFAMSIRLELLTPGPTVMDAMTYNRAFTLHGIIMIFLFMIPAIPAAFGNFVLPLMLGAKDVAFPKLNLASFYIYMTGALFAVWGMLNGGLDTGWTFYAPYSTHTTTTVAPVLFGAFIIGFSSIATGLNFIVTVHTMRAPGITWFKLPLFVWAAYATSCIQVLATPVIGLLMLLVIGENLFNIGMFDPARGGDPVLFQHLFWFYSHPAVYIMVLPSFGVMSEIVATYSRKNIFGYRAVAYSSIGIAFVGFFAWGHHMFVSGQSTFDAGVFGVLTMLVGVFTAIKVFNWVGTVYKGAVDFKTPFAYFCGFLFFTVFGGMTGIALGTTSLDIPWHDTYFVVAHFHFIMVGATIMGFLAALHYWFPKMFGRMYHEGWGLVSAALIILGFNATFIPQFLLGNAGMPRRYYDYPERFQALNVASTAGASLLAFGFIIIAIYLTHALVYGRASGKNPWRSKGYEWTSESPPPTHNFVGPQPTYPEEPHFYVDPKKAEVPDAV, encoded by the coding sequence ATGACCCCGTCCAATAGCACCACCGCCGAGGGTGCCCTGCCCGCGCAGGACCCTCACCATGGCGATCATCACGCCCACCCGAGCTACCTGGTCGACGGCACGACCATCAAGTCGTGGCTGCTCACGGTGGACCACAAGCGCATCGGGCTCATGTACCTGGGCGCCGTGCTGTTCTTCTTCCTGATCGGCGGCATCTTCGCGATGTCGATCCGGCTGGAGCTGCTCACGCCGGGCCCGACGGTCATGGACGCCATGACGTACAACCGGGCGTTCACGCTGCATGGCATCATCATGATCTTCTTGTTCATGATCCCTGCCATCCCGGCGGCGTTCGGCAACTTCGTGCTGCCGCTGATGCTGGGGGCCAAGGACGTGGCCTTCCCCAAGCTGAACCTGGCCAGCTTCTACATCTACATGACGGGCGCGCTGTTCGCCGTGTGGGGCATGCTCAACGGCGGCCTGGACACGGGCTGGACGTTCTACGCGCCCTACAGCACGCACACGACGACGACGGTGGCGCCGGTGCTCTTCGGCGCCTTCATCATCGGCTTCAGCTCCATCGCCACGGGCCTGAACTTCATCGTCACGGTGCACACCATGCGTGCGCCGGGCATCACCTGGTTCAAGCTGCCGCTGTTCGTGTGGGCCGCCTACGCCACCAGCTGCATCCAGGTGCTGGCCACCCCCGTCATCGGCCTGCTGATGCTGCTGGTCATCGGTGAGAACCTGTTCAACATCGGCATGTTCGACCCGGCGCGCGGCGGCGACCCGGTGCTCTTCCAGCACCTGTTCTGGTTCTACAGCCACCCGGCCGTGTACATCATGGTGCTGCCCTCGTTCGGAGTGATGAGCGAGATCGTCGCCACCTACAGCCGCAAGAACATCTTCGGCTACCGCGCAGTGGCCTACTCCTCGATTGGCATCGCGTTCGTGGGCTTCTTCGCCTGGGGCCACCACATGTTCGTGTCGGGTCAGTCGACCTTCGACGCGGGCGTGTTCGGCGTGCTGACCATGCTGGTGGGCGTGTTCACCGCCATCAAGGTCTTCAACTGGGTGGGCACCGTCTACAAGGGCGCGGTGGACTTCAAGACGCCGTTTGCCTACTTCTGCGGCTTCCTGTTCTTCACGGTGTTCGGCGGCATGACGGGCATCGCGCTGGGCACCACGTCGCTGGACATCCCCTGGCACGACACCTACTTCGTGGTGGCGCACTTCCACTTCATCATGGTGGGCGCGACCATCATGGGCTTCCTGGCGGCGCTGCACTACTGGTTCCCGAAGATGTTCGGGCGCATGTACCACGAGGGGTGGGGCCTGGTGTCCGCGGCGCTCATCATCCTGGGGTTCAACGCCACGTTCATCCCCCAGTTCCTGCTGGGCAACGCGGGTATGCCCCGGCGCTACTATGACTACCCGGAGCGCTTCCAGGCGCTGAACGTGGCCTCCACGGCGGGCGCCTCGCTGCTGGCCTTCGGCTTCATCATCATCGCCATCTACCTGACGCACGCGCTGGTGTACGGCCGGGCGTCGGGCAAGAACCCGTGGCGCAGCAAGGGCTACGAGTGGACGAGCGAGTCGCCGCCGCCGACGCACAACTTCGTGGGCCCGCAGCCCACCTACCCGGAAGAGCCGCACTTCTACGTGGATCCGAAGAAGGCCGAGGTGCCCGATGCAGTCTAG
- a CDS encoding cytochrome c oxidase subunit 3 family protein — protein MQSSAHPAGAGPVPRLAGHFASLEVQNHAARLGMWLFLSTEVLLFAGLFACYACYRFLFPEAFAEASRSLDLVMGTVNTVVLITSSLTAALAVHYAKEGKNNLVALMFTLTLVMAAAFLVIKGFEYSHKIHDGALPGKYYHYAKIQTAGAPIFYTVYFMATGLHAFHVTIGMGVLLWLTIRAVRQKNFGPNNYVAVELGSMYWHLVDLVWIFLFPLLYLI, from the coding sequence ATGCAGTCTAGTGCTCACCCCGCGGGAGCGGGGCCCGTTCCCCGGCTGGCGGGCCACTTCGCCTCGCTGGAGGTCCAGAACCACGCGGCCCGCCTGGGCATGTGGTTGTTCCTGTCGACCGAAGTGCTGCTCTTCGCCGGTCTGTTCGCCTGCTACGCCTGCTACCGCTTCCTGTTCCCGGAGGCGTTCGCCGAGGCCAGCCGGAGCCTGGACCTGGTGATGGGCACGGTGAACACCGTGGTGCTCATCACCTCCTCGCTCACGGCGGCGCTCGCCGTGCATTACGCGAAGGAGGGCAAGAACAACCTGGTGGCGTTGATGTTCACGCTCACCCTGGTCATGGCCGCCGCGTTCCTCGTCATCAAGGGCTTCGAGTACAGCCACAAGATCCACGACGGCGCGCTGCCGGGTAAGTACTACCACTACGCGAAGATCCAGACCGCCGGAGCCCCCATCTTCTACACGGTCTACTTCATGGCCACGGGGCTCCACGCCTTCCACGTCACCATCGGTATGGGCGTGCTGCTGTGGCTGACGATTCGGGCCGTGCGCCAGAAGAACTTTGGCCCCAACAACTATGTCGCGGTCGAGCTGGGCAGCATGTACTGGCACCTCGTCGACCTGGTGTGGATCTTCCTCTTCCCCCTGCTGTACCTCATCTAG
- a CDS encoding cytochrome C oxidase subunit IV family protein: MSVANESRSEEHNMQEHHGSGRYWIVWGALLIFTIITVVTGRMHLPDFGLLLALVIATVKGTLVLLFFMHLVDHKGANRLVIGVSVLFVVLMIIAPMADFATRFRGANPPGSHLSDLPDLNFPPHKQPASTHGGQLKPPDTHP, encoded by the coding sequence ATGTCCGTGGCCAACGAGTCCCGCTCGGAAGAGCACAACATGCAGGAGCACCACGGTTCAGGTCGTTACTGGATCGTCTGGGGTGCGCTCCTCATCTTCACCATCATCACGGTGGTGACGGGCCGCATGCACCTGCCGGACTTCGGCCTGCTGCTGGCGCTCGTCATCGCCACCGTGAAGGGCACCTTGGTGCTGCTGTTCTTCATGCACCTGGTGGACCACAAGGGAGCCAACCGCCTGGTCATCGGCGTGTCGGTGCTCTTCGTGGTGCTGATGATCATCGCCCCGATGGCGGACTTCGCCACCCGCTTCCGTGGCGCCAACCCGCCGGGCTCGCACCTGAGCGATCTGCCGGACCTGAACTTCCCGCCGCACAAGCAGCCAGCGTCCACGCACGGTGGCCAGCTCAAGCCGCCCGACACGCACCCGTAG
- a CDS encoding DUF481 domain-containing protein, with protein MLTAFLIATSLQTQTPAPPASTAADAASERAAAAAEKAAAAAEKAAEASARMADAAERLSQSLTQPPPAAPAAPAAPAAEAKKDEAPKEDPWKGTVGLGLIALSGNASTLTFNGLASAERKTRQWIYSAKLQAVYGRSRLPATETEEERTQVVALAAAAQVRGDRRFTKVVSGYLLAGAETDHIKSVEARGIGEAGAGISWWDEKDEQGRSTWLRTDLAFRYFRETRFQYYPTRMDLPDVDLGGPRVGISLGYGLSKDIIFTEEAEAVPNVLGESRLLFNSTSKLSARLTESLSLGTSLIITYDSAPPVGKVSTDTALSASVEVAF; from the coding sequence ATGTTGACCGCATTCCTCATCGCTACCTCGCTCCAGACCCAGACTCCTGCTCCTCCCGCTTCCACCGCCGCGGACGCCGCCTCCGAGCGAGCCGCCGCCGCCGCCGAGAAGGCCGCCGCCGCCGCCGAGAAGGCCGCCGAGGCCAGCGCCCGCATGGCCGACGCCGCCGAGCGCCTGAGCCAGTCCCTCACCCAGCCGCCTCCGGCTGCTCCCGCCGCGCCGGCCGCCCCCGCCGCGGAGGCGAAGAAGGACGAGGCCCCGAAGGAGGACCCCTGGAAGGGCACCGTGGGCCTGGGACTCATCGCCCTGTCGGGCAATGCCTCGACGTTGACCTTCAACGGCCTGGCGTCCGCCGAGCGCAAGACGCGCCAGTGGATCTACTCCGCCAAGCTGCAGGCGGTGTACGGCCGCAGCCGCCTTCCGGCCACCGAGACGGAGGAGGAGCGCACGCAGGTGGTGGCGCTCGCCGCCGCCGCCCAGGTGCGAGGAGACCGACGCTTCACCAAGGTGGTGAGCGGCTACCTGCTGGCGGGCGCGGAGACGGACCACATCAAGAGCGTGGAGGCACGCGGCATCGGCGAGGCCGGCGCGGGCATCAGCTGGTGGGACGAGAAGGACGAGCAGGGGCGCTCTACCTGGCTGCGCACGGACCTGGCCTTCCGCTACTTCCGCGAGACGCGCTTCCAGTACTACCCCACCCGGATGGACCTGCCGGACGTGGACCTCGGAGGTCCGCGCGTGGGCATTTCGCTGGGCTACGGCCTCTCCAAGGACATCATCTTCACCGAGGAGGCGGAGGCGGTGCCGAACGTGCTCGGCGAGTCGCGCCTGCTCTTCAACAGCACCTCCAAGCTGTCGGCCCGGCTGACGGAGTCCCTCTCGCTGGGCACCAGCCTGATCATCACCTACGACAGCGCGCCTCCGGTGGGGAAGGTCTCCACCGACACGGCGCTCTCGGCCAGCGTCGAGGTGGCCTTCTAG